The Thermoleophilum album genome contains a region encoding:
- a CDS encoding dihydrolipoamide acetyltransferase family protein: MAAEIVMPRLTDSMEEGTLVRWLVRPGDRVERGQPIAEIETDKATMTYDSDTEGVVIELVAEEGQTLPIGAVIARIGDPAEAPQRAEAPERAEAPPAAAAPQAAEEPPPVQAEEPAASMPAGAIEHPAETQPAPGTSSGVEETAQATAKTTSAPEAGAADGRLRASPLARRLARELGIDLRTVRGSGPGGRIVRADVEALAASTRALSGERRAEEGPQPGAIAPPPPPPPPPPPPPPPAAPEAPPRAPETRAVETARGRVEVEELDRTQQTIARRMAESKATVPDFALERTVDMEGCRELRERLRARVEPLPTYNDLVVKACALALREHRRLNGSYRDGRFELHERINVGIAVARPNALIVPTIFDADRKSLLEIAREARRLVERARSGEITPPELSGGTFTVSNLGMFGIDRFTAIINPPQAAILTVGAVAPRPAVDEHGSLCVRHLATLTLVCDHRIVYGADGAQFLARVAELLEEPLAMLVEG, encoded by the coding sequence ATGGCCGCAGAGATCGTGATGCCCCGCCTTACCGACTCGATGGAGGAGGGCACGCTCGTGCGCTGGCTCGTTCGTCCTGGCGACCGAGTCGAGCGCGGTCAACCGATCGCCGAGATCGAGACCGACAAGGCGACGATGACCTACGACAGCGACACCGAGGGTGTGGTGATCGAGCTCGTCGCCGAGGAGGGCCAGACGCTACCGATCGGGGCGGTGATCGCGCGCATCGGTGACCCGGCCGAGGCGCCGCAGCGTGCCGAGGCGCCCGAGCGTGCGGAAGCTCCGCCCGCGGCCGCCGCCCCTCAAGCCGCCGAGGAACCGCCGCCGGTGCAAGCCGAAGAGCCTGCGGCGAGCATGCCGGCAGGGGCGATCGAGCACCCCGCCGAGACCCAGCCAGCGCCGGGGACGTCGTCAGGCGTCGAAGAGACGGCACAAGCGACGGCGAAGACCACGAGCGCGCCGGAGGCGGGCGCTGCCGACGGTCGCTTGCGTGCATCACCGCTCGCCCGGCGACTGGCTCGGGAGCTCGGCATCGACCTGCGGACCGTGCGTGGTAGCGGACCGGGCGGGAGGATCGTGCGCGCCGACGTCGAGGCGCTGGCCGCTAGCACGCGCGCGCTGAGCGGCGAACGCCGCGCAGAAGAGGGGCCGCAACCAGGCGCGATCGCGCCTCCGCCACCTCCGCCACCTCCGCCACCTCCGCCACCTCCACCGGCGGCGCCAGAGGCGCCACCACGCGCACCGGAGACGCGCGCGGTAGAGACCGCGCGTGGTCGCGTGGAGGTAGAGGAGCTCGACCGCACGCAACAGACGATCGCCCGGCGGATGGCCGAATCAAAGGCAACCGTCCCCGACTTCGCGCTCGAACGGACCGTCGACATGGAAGGCTGCCGCGAGCTGCGCGAGCGCCTGCGCGCGCGGGTCGAGCCGCTCCCCACCTACAACGACCTGGTGGTGAAGGCGTGCGCGCTCGCGCTACGCGAGCATCGGCGTCTGAACGGCTCCTACCGCGACGGGCGTTTTGAGCTGCACGAGCGGATCAACGTGGGGATCGCCGTGGCCCGTCCGAACGCTCTGATCGTGCCCACCATCTTTGACGCCGATCGCAAGTCGCTGCTCGAGATCGCGCGCGAAGCGCGCCGTCTGGTCGAACGTGCACGGAGTGGCGAGATCACGCCGCCGGAGCTCTCCGGCGGCACCTTCACTGTGTCGAACCTCGGCATGTTCGGAATCGACCGCTTCACAGCGATCATCAACCCACCGCAGGCCGCGATCCTCACCGTCGGCGCGGTCGCACCGCGACCCGCCGTCGACGAACACGGCTCACTCTGCGTGCGTCACCTCGCAACGCTCACGCTGGTTTGCGACCATCGCATCGTCTACGGCGCCGACGGAGCGCAGTTCCTTGCGCGTGTCGCGGAGCTTCTCGAGGAACCGCTGGCGATGCTCGTCGAAGGGTGA
- a CDS encoding alpha-ketoacid dehydrogenase subunit beta, whose product MATETRLSPAQATRTITYREALREALREELRADERVFLMGEDIGVFGGAFKVTEGLLEEFGERRVRDTPISENTIVGMGVGAAMAGMRPVVEIMQLSFALLALDQIFNSAAHVRYMFGGQPTVPLVIRMPQGAGHQLGPTHSHCLEAFFLHVPGLLVAVPSTPADAKGLLKSAIRDDNPVVFIEHKSLYGMRGEVPADLGPLRFGEAAIRRHGRDVTIVGISRMAVVAERAAEQLARDHGVEAEVIDPRTLRPLDLDTILESVRRTNRVVIVEEGWPHGGVGANLAALIQEQAFDWLDAPIQRIARADVPMPYSKPLEQAALPHEENVIEAALASLGRTSEEASDGHARV is encoded by the coding sequence ATGGCCACTGAGACGCGCCTCTCGCCAGCGCAGGCGACCCGCACGATCACCTACCGCGAGGCCCTACGTGAGGCACTGCGCGAAGAGCTGCGCGCGGACGAACGGGTGTTCCTGATGGGCGAGGACATCGGCGTCTTCGGGGGCGCTTTCAAGGTCACCGAGGGGCTGCTCGAAGAGTTCGGCGAGCGACGCGTGCGCGACACCCCGATCTCCGAGAACACGATCGTCGGCATGGGCGTCGGTGCCGCGATGGCCGGGATGCGGCCGGTGGTCGAGATCATGCAGCTGAGCTTCGCCCTGCTGGCGCTCGATCAGATCTTCAACTCGGCGGCGCACGTGCGTTACATGTTCGGGGGCCAGCCGACGGTGCCGCTGGTGATTCGCATGCCACAGGGGGCTGGCCATCAGCTCGGCCCCACGCACTCGCACTGCCTGGAGGCCTTCTTCCTGCACGTTCCGGGGCTGCTCGTAGCCGTACCGTCGACACCGGCCGACGCCAAGGGACTGCTCAAGTCCGCGATCCGCGACGACAACCCGGTCGTCTTTATCGAGCACAAGTCGCTGTACGGGATGCGCGGCGAAGTGCCCGCCGATCTCGGCCCCTTGCGCTTCGGCGAGGCAGCGATCAGGCGGCACGGGCGCGACGTGACGATCGTGGGAATCTCGCGCATGGCGGTCGTTGCCGAACGCGCTGCCGAGCAACTAGCTCGCGACCACGGCGTCGAGGCCGAGGTGATCGACCCGCGCACGTTGCGCCCGCTCGATCTCGACACGATCCTCGAGTCCGTTCGCCGTACCAACCGCGTGGTGATCGTCGAGGAGGGCTGGCCGCACGGCGGCGTCGGTGCCAACCTCGCAGCGCTGATTCAAGAGCAGGCGTTCGACTGGCTGGACGCGCCGATCCAGCGAATCGCCCGCGCCGACGTGCCGATGCCGTACTCGAAGCCGCTCGAACAGGCGGCGCTACCGCACGAGGAGAACGTGATCGAGGCGGCGCTCGCCTCGCTCGGCCGAACGAGCGAGGAAGCGAGCGACGGTCACGCACGCGTCTAA
- the lpdA gene encoding dihydrolipoyl dehydrogenase, whose amino-acid sequence MSERFDCVIVGSGPGGYVAAIRAAQLGLRTAIVEKGKIGGRCLNEACIPAKTVLRSAEVLDEARKAADYGVRIAGEPEVDYTRVAARRDEVIASLTGGVSMLLRKNGVEVVEGTARLDAAANVVVGERTLETDRVVLACGSRPKAVAGAQFGGRIADTAATWLSGELPRSLCVVGAGASGCEIASAFRRFGVEVTLIEALERILPAEDEDSSRLVAREFKRIGIDLRTGAQIEAIEDRGDRAVVVLAGEELSFELVCIAAGRAPDVEGLGLDAAGVELDERGLVRVDERLRTSREGVWAIGDMVRGPALAHKASEEGIVAVEDAAGRDPEPLDLAFVPSVTFCHPQVASFGMTEAEARAAGHDVVVGKVPIGAVGAPTVYGDRAGLVKIVGDRRYGELLGAHVVSAKAAELLEELVVARELEGGYPELARIVHPHPVFAEAVAEAARAADGWLIHG is encoded by the coding sequence ATGTCCGAACGCTTCGATTGCGTAATCGTGGGCTCGGGACCAGGTGGCTACGTCGCGGCGATCCGCGCGGCGCAGCTGGGTCTGCGCACGGCGATCGTCGAGAAGGGCAAGATCGGCGGCCGCTGCCTCAACGAGGCGTGCATCCCCGCGAAGACCGTCCTGCGCTCGGCGGAGGTACTCGACGAGGCGCGCAAGGCTGCCGACTACGGCGTGCGGATCGCTGGCGAGCCGGAGGTCGACTACACCCGCGTCGCCGCTCGCCGCGACGAGGTGATCGCGTCGTTGACCGGCGGCGTCTCGATGCTGTTGCGCAAGAACGGGGTCGAGGTGGTCGAGGGGACGGCGCGGCTCGACGCGGCCGCGAACGTAGTGGTTGGCGAGCGCACGTTGGAAACCGACCGCGTGGTGCTGGCCTGCGGATCGCGACCCAAGGCCGTTGCCGGCGCGCAGTTCGGCGGTCGCATCGCCGACACCGCCGCCACCTGGCTCAGCGGCGAACTTCCGCGTTCGCTGTGCGTGGTCGGAGCCGGCGCGTCGGGCTGCGAGATCGCGTCCGCGTTTCGTCGGTTCGGCGTCGAGGTGACGTTGATCGAGGCGCTCGAGCGGATTTTGCCGGCCGAGGACGAGGACAGTTCGCGGCTGGTTGCGCGCGAGTTCAAGCGCATCGGCATCGACTTGCGTACCGGTGCCCAGATCGAAGCGATCGAGGACCGTGGCGACCGCGCCGTGGTCGTGCTCGCAGGCGAAGAACTCTCCTTCGAGCTCGTTTGCATTGCGGCCGGGAGAGCTCCCGACGTCGAAGGTCTGGGGCTCGACGCGGCCGGTGTGGAGCTCGATGAGCGCGGCCTGGTGCGGGTAGATGAACGGCTTCGCACCTCCCGCGAGGGCGTCTGGGCGATCGGCGACATGGTGCGCGGCCCAGCGCTCGCGCACAAGGCCTCGGAGGAGGGAATAGTCGCCGTTGAGGATGCGGCTGGCCGGGATCCCGAGCCGCTGGACCTTGCGTTCGTGCCGTCGGTGACGTTCTGCCATCCCCAGGTCGCGAGCTTTGGCATGACCGAGGCCGAGGCGCGCGCGGCAGGACACGACGTGGTCGTCGGCAAGGTTCCGATCGGCGCGGTCGGGGCACCGACCGTTTACGGCGACCGTGCGGGTCTCGTCAAAATCGTCGGTGACCGCCGCTATGGCGAGCTCCTTGGCGCGCACGTGGTTTCGGCGAAGGCGGCCGAGTTGCTCGAGGAACTCGTGGTCGCCCGCGAACTCGAAGGCGGCTACCCAGAGCTGGCGAGGATCGTGCACCCGCATCCGGTGTTCGCCGAGGCGGTGGCGGAGGCCGCCCGCGCCGCCGACGGTTGGCTGATTCACGGCTAA
- a CDS encoding DsbA family protein, with protein sequence MADSRLTVDPLLDPQRPTFFFDFACPYAYLAAERIAANPEFAAVWRLAALDQVLAAAGRTSWLVADAAARVRHVNEIERRARELQLLPLHWPPLPLDSRRALLAAAYAQATGRLVAFSLAAFRHAYAAGRDLANDDALVIAAAACELHPRALLKGIELASTRELLDASTQAALRAGVRQLPAVVWRGHVFEGDDRIAELCR encoded by the coding sequence TTGGCTGATTCACGGCTAACAGTCGACCCGCTGCTGGACCCGCAGCGGCCCACGTTCTTCTTCGACTTCGCCTGCCCGTACGCCTATTTGGCGGCTGAGCGGATCGCCGCGAATCCCGAGTTCGCTGCTGTCTGGCGGCTCGCCGCGCTCGATCAGGTGCTCGCCGCAGCCGGTCGAACCAGTTGGCTCGTCGCCGACGCAGCCGCAAGGGTTCGGCACGTCAACGAGATCGAGCGGCGCGCACGCGAGCTCCAGCTGCTGCCCCTGCACTGGCCGCCGCTGCCGCTCGACTCGCGGCGGGCGCTGCTGGCCGCCGCTTACGCGCAGGCGACCGGGCGACTCGTGGCCTTCTCGCTCGCGGCTTTTCGCCATGCCTACGCCGCGGGCCGCGACCTAGCGAACGACGACGCTCTGGTGATCGCCGCAGCGGCCTGCGAGCTTCACCCGCGCGCCCTGCTCAAGGGGATCGAATTGGCGAGCACGCGAGAACTGCTGGACGCTTCGACCCAAGCGGCGCTGCGCGCCGGCGTTCGGCAACTGCCGGCAGTCGTCTGGCGGGGACACGTCTTCGAAGGAGACGACCGGATCGCGGAACTTTGTCGGTAG
- the thiE gene encoding thiamine phosphate synthase produces MSVSGRERRQRLARAQLYLIVPARPRRHDLRTLLEGALRGGVDMVQLREKQLPDEDVLAAADVCRELCARFGALFWINDRPDLAKAAGADGVHVGQDDMPPREARRILGEEHLIGLSTHAPGQLAKALREPIDEISVGPVFATPTKPGRRPAGLEYVRHAAHAARHRPWFAIGGIDRDTVGEVVAAGARRIAVVRAIVDADDPERAARELRPALPT; encoded by the coding sequence GTGAGCGTCTCGGGGCGGGAGCGACGCCAACGTCTCGCGCGGGCGCAGCTCTACCTGATCGTGCCGGCTCGACCGCGACGTCACGATCTGCGCACGCTCCTCGAGGGGGCCTTGCGTGGCGGCGTCGACATGGTGCAGCTACGCGAAAAGCAACTGCCGGACGAGGACGTGCTCGCCGCCGCCGACGTCTGTCGCGAACTCTGCGCCCGCTTCGGGGCGCTCTTTTGGATCAACGATCGGCCGGACCTCGCAAAGGCAGCGGGAGCCGACGGCGTACACGTCGGTCAAGACGACATGCCGCCGCGGGAAGCTCGCCGAATCCTCGGTGAGGAGCACCTGATTGGGCTTTCAACGCATGCTCCCGGCCAACTCGCGAAAGCGCTGCGGGAGCCGATCGACGAGATCAGCGTCGGGCCCGTATTCGCCACCCCGACAAAGCCGGGTCGTCGACCCGCAGGACTCGAGTACGTGCGTCACGCGGCGCACGCGGCGCGCCATCGACCGTGGTTCGCGATCGGCGGGATCGATCGCGATACGGTGGGCGAAGTGGTCGCCGCCGGTGCCCGCAGAATCGCAGTCGTGCGCGCCATCGTCGACGCCGACGATCCCGAGCGAGCTGCGCGCGAGCTGCGCCCGGCCCTCCCGACGTGA
- the pdhA gene encoding pyruvate dehydrogenase (acetyl-transferring) E1 component subunit alpha has product MESAGRSVGILRPEDAGLRPARHPLPPLEDCLRLYEKMVLIRRFEERAGEMYARARIGGFLHLCIGEEATVVGTCDAMRDSDYLLSTYREHGQALARGTSPRSVMAELFGKEAGCSKGRGGSMHLYDAARRFLGGYGIVGANLPIGAGVALACELSGSDDAVVTMFGDGATNQGTFGETMNLAALWRLPVVFVVVNNQFGMGTRIDRHSAVLDLSRKAEGFGVPGRRCDGMDVLDVRHHIREALRLAREERRPQLVEAVTYRFRGHSVADPEVYRTPEEVAEWKRRDPLETFPKRLVEEGGVAQATLEAIDQRAREVVEDAVAFAEQTPFPPLESLYDHVYVYSGDVPGWWTVDERSPDVYPGERAREAGALARRLAEQGAQHEETGPRVGRTRRDLPDELAPGPPNLAPPASADTGDASAGGSDGH; this is encoded by the coding sequence GTGGAGAGCGCAGGGCGCAGCGTCGGGATACTCCGGCCGGAGGACGCGGGGCTCCGCCCCGCACGGCACCCACTGCCGCCGCTCGAGGATTGCCTGCGCCTGTACGAGAAGATGGTGCTGATCCGCCGCTTCGAGGAACGCGCCGGCGAGATGTATGCGCGGGCGCGGATCGGTGGCTTCCTGCATTTGTGCATCGGCGAAGAGGCGACCGTCGTTGGCACCTGCGACGCGATGCGCGACAGCGACTACCTGCTCTCGACCTACCGCGAACACGGTCAAGCGCTGGCGCGCGGCACCTCTCCACGCTCGGTAATGGCCGAGCTATTTGGCAAGGAAGCCGGCTGCTCAAAGGGTCGTGGCGGCTCGATGCACCTCTACGACGCCGCCCGGCGGTTTCTCGGCGGCTACGGGATCGTCGGCGCGAACCTGCCGATCGGTGCTGGCGTAGCGCTCGCCTGCGAGCTTTCGGGCAGTGACGACGCGGTCGTAACGATGTTCGGCGACGGCGCTACCAACCAGGGAACCTTCGGCGAAACCATGAACCTTGCAGCGCTCTGGCGGCTGCCGGTGGTGTTCGTCGTGGTCAACAACCAGTTCGGCATGGGCACCCGCATCGACCGCCATTCGGCGGTGCTCGACCTGTCGCGCAAGGCCGAAGGTTTCGGTGTCCCGGGACGTCGCTGCGACGGCATGGATGTGCTCGACGTTCGCCACCACATCCGCGAGGCACTGCGTCTGGCACGCGAAGAGCGGCGCCCCCAGCTGGTCGAAGCCGTCACCTACCGCTTCAGGGGCCACTCCGTGGCCGACCCCGAGGTCTACCGCACCCCCGAGGAGGTCGCCGAGTGGAAGCGTCGCGACCCGCTCGAGACCTTCCCCAAGCGATTGGTAGAGGAGGGAGGCGTGGCGCAGGCGACCCTCGAGGCCATCGATCAGCGGGCACGGGAGGTCGTGGAGGACGCGGTGGCGTTTGCCGAGCAGACTCCCTTCCCGCCTCTCGAATCGCTCTACGACCACGTGTACGTGTACAGCGGCGACGTGCCGGGGTGGTGGACGGTCGACGAGCGCAGCCCCGACGTCTATCCGGGCGAACGGGCACGCGAGGCCGGCGCTTTGGCGCGCCGGCTGGCCGAGCAGGGAGCGCAGCACGAAGAGACCGGCCCCCGCGTCGGTCGTACCCGGCGTGATTTGCCGGACGAGCTCGCCCCCGGTCCGCCGAACCTTGCTCCACCGGCATCTGCGGACACTGGTGACGCAAGCGCCGGAGGCAGCGATGGCCACTGA